The Blattabacterium sp. (Cryptocercus kyebangensis) region TTGGACAGTTTAGTTTTATCTGGAGGATTGGATAAATTCCATTTACGTAGAGAACAGTATTTCCACTTTGAAGAAAAAAGTAAGTTTAGTACTCTAGAAAAGATCATTCAATTTGGATCTAAATACCAAAAAATGAAAAAAAGGGAGAATATTTCCAAAAAAAATATGGAAATAGAAAAACCCATGATTTCAGAATGCCCTCCATGGAGCAATATATATAAATTATATAAAGAAAAAGAAGTATTGGGGATTTACGCTTCTTCACATCCTTTAGATGATTATTTTTATGAAAGAAAATATTTTACAAATTTATCTTTATACCAATTAAATAAAAATGAACAGAAACTTATAGGAAAAAAAATATATATATGTGGAATTCTATCTAAAATAGAAAAAAAAATATATATAAAAAATGGAAAAAAATATGGCGTTTTCTTATTAGAAGATGATCATTCTTCTAAATTGTTTCGTATTTATGGACAACAGTATTTAAAGTATGAACATTTACTATTTAGTAATAGCCTATTATATTTATATATTTTTATTGAACCATCTAAATATAAAGAAGGGAAAATACATATATTTCATATCGAAAGTCTACAAAATGTTTTAAAAAAATTTTCCCATAAATTGGTAATAAAGATCAATATAAAAAACTTAGACAGCATGATTATTGATGATATAGAAAAATTATTTTCTGAACATATAGGAGATAAAAAGCTTAATATTCTTCTTTATGATAAAGAAAATCATATTTCTTTAAATTTTGAATCCGAGAAATATGGAGTTGATATTAATTCCAGTTTTTTAAAAAAGTTGGAAAAAATAAAAGGATTGGATTTTTGTTTGAATTAAAACTTAATTATTAATAAGACTTTCTTAAATTTGCACTTAGAATAAAGTAAATATTATGAATCTATTTATTTATAAATCAATAAATTACATTTTTTTTTCGTAGTTATTGGTTTTTTTTAAGATGAAAATAAAAGTTAGAGTATCTCATGAAGAGGATACAAAATATGCTTCCTTAATTTGCAAAAAAATACAGGAATCAGCAAAAATTAGAGGAACTGGTATTGCTAAGAAAGATCCAGAATATATTAAATCAAAAATGATTAATGGAAATGCAGTAATTGCTTTCTGTAATGGAAAAATAGCAGGGTTTATTTACCTTGAAGTTTTTCAAAATCAAGAATTTGTTGTTAATTCTGGTTTAATTGTTTTTCCTGAATTTAGAAAAAAAGGATTGGCAAATATTATAAAAATTGAAATATTTAAACTTTCTAGAAAAAAATTTCCAAATTCTAAAATTTTTAGCATTACAACAAGCCATTCCGTGATTAGAATGAATACAAAATTGGGTTTTAATCCTGTTTCTTTTAGTGAATTAACTCAATCAGAAGAATTTTGGAAAGGATGTAAAAGTTGTGCTAACTTCGATATATTAACCAGAAATAAAAGAAAAATGTGTCTTTGTACAGGTCTTTTATATAACCCATATAAATCTTATGAAGATGAAAACGTTAAAAAAAAGAATCTAGAGGATTTAATTCTTGGTGATAAAATTGTTTTGGCCTATAGTGGTGGTTTAGACACATCTTATTGCTTAAAATATCTTATCCAAAAAGGATACGAGGTGCATACAGTGATTATTAATACAGGAGGATTTAAAGAAGAGGAATTGAAAAAAATTGAAGAAAGAGCTTTAAATATTGGATCTAAATCACACAAAACTATCGATGCTATAGAAGATTATTATCAAAATTGCATAAAATATCTTATATTTGGAAACATTCTTAAAAACAATACCTATCCACTTTCAGTAAGCTCTGAAAGAATTTTTCATGCTATTAAAATTGCACAATATGCCACTCTTATTAAGGCAAAAGCGATAGCTCATGGGAGTACAGGAGCCGGGAATGATCAAATTAGATTTGATATAGCTTTTCAAATTATTTGTCCAGATAAAATTACTTTATCCCCTATAAGAGATTTAAGAATTTCCAGAAAAGAAGAAATTGAATATTTACGAAATAGTGGTATATACATTTGTTGGGATAAGGCAAAATATTCTATTAACAAAGGAATTTGGGGAACTAGTATCGGAGGAAAAGAAACTTTAACCTCTTACCAAGATTTTCCAGATGAGGCCTATCCAACAAAATTAAGCAGAAAAAAAAGTGAAAATCTAGAATTAGAATTTGAAAAAGGAGAATTAGTAAGTGTTAATAAAGAAAAGGAAGACGCTATAAAAAATATCCTAAAAATTGAAAAAATAGCCTCCAAATTTGCTATAGGAAGGGGGATACATATAGGAGATACTATTTTAGGTATTAAGGGAAGAGTGGCTTTTGAAGCTTCTGCAGCTATTATTATTATTAAAGCCCATCATTTGTTGGAAAAACATATTCTTACAAAATGGCAACTTTATTGGAAAGATCAATTATCCAATTGGTATGGAATGTTGCTTCATGAAGCTCAATATTTAGATCCTGTCATGCGTGATATAGAAATGTTTTTAAACAGTACACAAGAAAGACTTACTGGAACCGTATATATAATTTTACATCCTTATAGATTTCATTTAGTTGGAATTAAATCTGAATTTGATTTAATGGAATCTAACATGGCTCAATACGGAGAAATGAATTATGCTTGGACGGCAGAGGATGTTAAAGGTTTTACAAAAATATTGAGTAATCAAATGAAAATGTATCATAATTTAAATAAAAATAAAAAAGAATAATGATTGAAGTAGGCATTATAGGAGGGACTGGATATACTTCTGGAGAATTAATTAGATTAATAATTAATCATTCAAAAGCAAGGATCAATAGTGTGGTTAGCCGAAGTGAACCAGGAAATTTAATTCATTCGGTTCATCAAGATTTATTAGGGGAAATAGATGATTTTAAGTTTACTGATTCCTTAAGCAAGGAAATTGATGTAGTATTTATATGTTCAGGACATGGACAATCTAGAAAAGAATTAAAAAATATATCAGAAAGTATAAAAGTGATTGATCTTAATCAAGATTTTAGGATTATAAATCATTCAGTTTTCAGAGATAGAAATTTTATTTATGGATTACCAGAATTACAGAAAGATATCATTAAAAAATCTAGTAATATTGCCAATCCAGGATGTTTTTCTACAGCTATTCTTTTAGCTATTTTACCTTTAGCTAAAGAAAAATTATTAAAAAAGGATATTCATATAAGTGCGATAACTGGTTCCACAGGATCTGGTAAAAGAAATCTAGATACGAATCATTTTAGCTGGAGAAATAATAATATTTCTTCTTATAAAATATTTAAACATCAGCATTTGAAAGAAATAAAACAAACTATTCGTCAAATACAAAATAATTTCCATTCGGAAATTTATCTTATTCCTTATAGAGGAAATTTCTCTAGAGGTATTATAGTTACTTTATATACTTATTCTAGTTTTCCTTTAGAAAAGAATAAGGAAATCTATAAGGAATATTATAAAAATCATCCATTTGTAGAAATATCGAATACAAACGTTGATGTAAAACAAGTGGTAAATACCAATAAGTGTATTTTGTATCTTCTTAAAGAAAAGGATCAACTAATTGTTATAAGTGTTATAGACAATCTTATAAAAGGAGCTTCTGGTCAAGCTATACAGAATATGAACCTTTTATTTAATTTGGATGAAACTTGTGGTTTGAGATTAAAATCCGTTCGTTTTTAATAAAAAAAAATGGAGCTATTTGACGTTTATCCTATTCTAGACATAGAATTGACCAAGAGTAAAGGGGTCTATGTTTTTGATAAAAAAGGACATATGTATTTAGATTTTTATGGAGGACATGCCGTCATTTCCATTGGTCACTCACATCCATATTATGTTAGAGCCTTAACAGAACAAATTCATAAGATATCCTATTATTCGAATAGTGTTTTTATTTCTCAAAAGAAAGAATTGGCGTATTTACTTGGCTATATTTCAGGATATGAAAACTATTCGTTGTTTCTTTGCA contains the following coding sequences:
- a CDS encoding argininosuccinate synthase domain-containing protein; its protein translation is MKIKVRVSHEEDTKYASLICKKIQESAKIRGTGIAKKDPEYIKSKMINGNAVIAFCNGKIAGFIYLEVFQNQEFVVNSGLIVFPEFRKKGLANIIKIEIFKLSRKKFPNSKIFSITTSHSVIRMNTKLGFNPVSFSELTQSEEFWKGCKSCANFDILTRNKRKMCLCTGLLYNPYKSYEDENVKKKNLEDLILGDKIVLAYSGGLDTSYCLKYLIQKGYEVHTVIINTGGFKEEELKKIEERALNIGSKSHKTIDAIEDYYQNCIKYLIFGNILKNNTYPLSVSSERIFHAIKIAQYATLIKAKAIAHGSTGAGNDQIRFDIAFQIICPDKITLSPIRDLRISRKEEIEYLRNSGIYICWDKAKYSINKGIWGTSIGGKETLTSYQDFPDEAYPTKLSRKKSENLELEFEKGELVSVNKEKEDAIKNILKIEKIASKFAIGRGIHIGDTILGIKGRVAFEASAAIIIIKAHHLLEKHILTKWQLYWKDQLSNWYGMLLHEAQYLDPVMRDIEMFLNSTQERLTGTVYIILHPYRFHLVGIKSEFDLMESNMAQYGEMNYAWTAEDVKGFTKILSNQMKMYHNLNKNKKE
- the argC gene encoding N-acetyl-gamma-glutamyl-phosphate reductase, which produces MIEVGIIGGTGYTSGELIRLIINHSKARINSVVSRSEPGNLIHSVHQDLLGEIDDFKFTDSLSKEIDVVFICSGHGQSRKELKNISESIKVIDLNQDFRIINHSVFRDRNFIYGLPELQKDIIKKSSNIANPGCFSTAILLAILPLAKEKLLKKDIHISAITGSTGSGKRNLDTNHFSWRNNNISSYKIFKHQHLKEIKQTIRQIQNNFHSEIYLIPYRGNFSRGIIVTLYTYSSFPLEKNKEIYKEYYKNHPFVEISNTNVDVKQVVNTNKCILYLLKEKDQLIVISVIDNLIKGASGQAIQNMNLLFNLDETCGLRLKSVRF